From the genome of Streptomyces sp. NBC_00659, one region includes:
- a CDS encoding helix-turn-helix transcriptional regulator, which translates to MLVRPTPNESKEPDEPDRSDQCRAPGRLLTPGHDPQPDAPRPPDVPRPSGAPEPARPAAGTGTPVPETREGAVPGAAPGEGGGGCPGQGVLGGGPTGLLLLVAAERERDARSAGADAAVIVGAAGAGGLDADALDAAEDAGLIRLAGGRVQLVDPGLAGTVYAAVPPARRRAAHRLLADAHTGGPHALPVLFHRASAAVAPAPGLGDVLAAAAEPPDGGPTHAERSAAWARSAELAVGQGVRAARLVNAADQARLAGLPHRARELLARAGCEGPAGAVRGAAQRVSGLLALQDGPVADAREALLLAGESLAPVDAHLAQTARLAAVEASWAMGDAAACVEALDGGPAQPGSDPLLAAYRAGMSAVMHGRLDSGRQSLREVVAAAGAAAGVLDGTEALLRAGSAALVVGDLDAAARANSRALAVARARGPYILVAQALERLAYGELRAGRHARARAHAEDGLRTALGAGQDNLAAHHHAILALVASVEDSPEAVAEHAAAAERVAAAHGLAQAATLSQWARARADLARGRLPEAAARLGPLVGAGPCRGHFAVRMLAVPCFVEAAARTGQTEAARSAVGEFVRWAAQGADPQAPAQLARCRALLSGPEECEALFAAALARHDEVAGDFERGRTQLLYGGWLRRRRRPGEARGRLRDALVSFERGGALGWATQARAELRATGDAGPGEPAGQLTLLTPQQLRIARCVAEGATNREVALRLSVSTRTVDHHLRNVFAALGVRSRVELSRLVDRAEKTTAHP; encoded by the coding sequence TTGCTCGTCCGGCCCACGCCGAACGAGTCGAAGGAGCCGGACGAGCCGGACCGCTCGGACCAGTGCCGCGCCCCCGGACGGCTGCTCACCCCGGGGCACGATCCGCAACCGGACGCGCCCCGCCCGCCGGACGTGCCCCGCCCGTCCGGCGCGCCCGAGCCGGCCCGCCCGGCCGCCGGGACCGGGACGCCGGTGCCGGAGACCCGGGAAGGGGCCGTGCCCGGTGCGGCGCCCGGTGAGGGCGGAGGCGGGTGCCCGGGGCAGGGTGTCCTGGGCGGGGGCCCGACGGGTCTGCTGCTGCTGGTGGCGGCCGAGCGGGAGCGGGACGCGAGGAGCGCCGGGGCGGACGCCGCGGTGATTGTCGGGGCGGCCGGAGCGGGCGGACTCGACGCGGACGCCCTCGACGCCGCCGAGGACGCGGGACTGATCCGCCTCGCCGGAGGCCGCGTCCAGCTCGTCGATCCCGGCCTGGCCGGCACCGTGTACGCCGCCGTCCCGCCCGCCCGTCGGCGTGCCGCGCACCGGCTGCTGGCCGACGCCCACACCGGGGGCCCGCACGCCCTGCCGGTCCTCTTCCACCGGGCCTCGGCGGCCGTCGCTCCCGCACCCGGCCTCGGCGACGTGCTGGCCGCCGCGGCGGAGCCGCCGGACGGCGGACCGACGCACGCGGAGCGCTCGGCGGCCTGGGCGCGGTCCGCCGAACTCGCCGTGGGCCAGGGGGTGCGTGCCGCCCGCCTGGTCAACGCCGCGGACCAGGCCCGGCTGGCCGGACTGCCGCACCGCGCGCGGGAGTTGCTCGCGCGGGCCGGGTGCGAGGGTCCGGCCGGCGCCGTGCGCGGCGCGGCTCAGCGGGTGAGCGGGCTGCTCGCGCTCCAGGACGGCCCGGTCGCCGACGCCCGCGAAGCACTGCTGCTGGCCGGTGAGTCGCTGGCTCCCGTCGACGCGCACCTCGCCCAGACCGCGCGGCTCGCCGCCGTCGAGGCGTCCTGGGCGATGGGGGACGCGGCGGCATGCGTGGAAGCGCTGGACGGGGGTCCCGCCCAGCCGGGATCCGACCCACTGCTCGCTGCGTACCGGGCGGGGATGTCCGCGGTGATGCACGGCCGCCTGGACAGCGGACGGCAGTCGTTGCGGGAGGTGGTGGCCGCAGCGGGCGCCGCGGCCGGGGTGCTCGACGGCACGGAAGCCCTGCTGCGGGCCGGGAGCGCGGCCCTCGTCGTCGGCGACCTCGACGCGGCCGCTCGCGCCAACTCCCGTGCCCTCGCCGTCGCCAGGGCCCGGGGCCCGTACATCCTGGTCGCCCAGGCGCTGGAGCGGCTGGCCTACGGAGAGCTGCGGGCCGGCCGCCACGCCCGTGCCCGCGCCCACGCCGAGGACGGCCTGCGCACGGCTCTCGGCGCCGGTCAGGACAACCTCGCGGCGCACCACCACGCGATCCTCGCGCTGGTGGCGTCCGTGGAGGATTCTCCGGAGGCCGTCGCGGAGCACGCCGCGGCCGCCGAACGTGTCGCGGCGGCCCATGGACTCGCGCAGGCGGCCACGCTGTCCCAGTGGGCACGCGCCCGCGCCGACCTGGCCCGCGGCCGGCTCCCCGAGGCGGCGGCGCGGCTCGGCCCCCTGGTCGGCGCCGGCCCGTGCCGCGGCCACTTCGCGGTACGGATGCTCGCCGTTCCCTGCTTCGTGGAAGCGGCGGCCCGCACGGGACAGACGGAGGCCGCCCGGTCGGCCGTGGGCGAGTTCGTGCGCTGGGCCGCGCAGGGTGCCGACCCTCAGGCCCCCGCTCAACTCGCGCGTTGCCGTGCGCTGTTGAGCGGCCCCGAGGAATGCGAGGCACTGTTCGCCGCCGCGCTGGCCCGGCACGACGAGGTGGCCGGGGACTTCGAACGCGGCCGCACCCAGCTCCTCTACGGCGGCTGGCTGCGGCGCAGGCGCAGACCCGGTGAGGCGCGCGGCCGGCTGCGGGACGCGCTGGTGTCCTTCGAGCGGGGCGGGGCACTCGGCTGGGCCACGCAGGCGCGGGCCGAACTGCGGGCCACCGGCGACGCCGGACCGGGAGAACCGGCAGGTCAGCTAACGCTTCTGACGCCCCAGCAGCTTCGGATCGCCCGCTGTGTGGCGGAGGGCGCCACCAATCGCGAGGTGGCGCTGCGCCTGTCCGTGAGCACCCGCACCGTGGACCACCACCTGCGCAATGTCTTCGCCGCTCTGGGGGTCCGCTCCCGCGTCGAGCTGTCCCGTCTGGTGGACCGGGCCGAGAAGACCACCGCACACCCCTAG
- a CDS encoding DUF2752 domain-containing protein produces the protein MRRVNAETRRVTRTVPDAARRLAVPGGLLAAVAGAFAYVGAVDPNQPGHYPVCPLLRLTGLYCPGCGGLRSAHAFVHGDLATALTDNALAVGGYLAFAVLWAVWVIRVVRGRPARLDLGPVHLWSLGALTLVFTVVRNLPSGGWLHP, from the coding sequence ATGCGTCGCGTGAACGCCGAAACCCGGAGGGTGACGCGGACCGTGCCGGACGCGGCGCGGCGGCTGGCCGTTCCCGGCGGGCTGCTCGCGGCCGTCGCCGGGGCCTTCGCGTACGTCGGGGCCGTCGACCCCAATCAGCCCGGCCACTATCCTGTCTGCCCGCTGCTGCGCCTCACGGGCCTGTACTGCCCCGGCTGCGGCGGTCTGCGCAGCGCGCATGCCTTCGTGCACGGGGACCTCGCCACGGCGCTCACGGACAACGCGCTCGCCGTCGGCGGCTACCTGGCGTTCGCGGTGCTGTGGGCCGTCTGGGTGATCCGCGTGGTGCGCGGACGCCCGGCGCGGCTCGATCTCGGACCGGTCCATCTGTGGAGCCTGGGCGCGTTGACGCTGGTCTTCACCGTGGTCCGGAACCTGCCGTCCGGCGGCTGGCTGCATCCTTGA
- the bdeA gene encoding bis(hydroxyethyl) terephthalate hydrolase has protein sequence MQQPNRPFPAAPVGPDPSPRRPHRLTSRLARAGLAVLLAAGGLVAAQATGAQAVAGAQAVSAQAAANPYERGPAPTNASIEASRGSYAVSQTTVSSLSVTGFGGGTVYYPTSTADGTFGAVVISPGYTAYQSSISWLGPRLASQGFVVFTIDTLTTLDQPDSRGRQLLAALDYLTQSSSVRTRIDNSRLGVMGHSMGGGGTLEAAKSRPSLQAAIPLTGWNLDTTWPEIKTPTLIVGADGDTIAPVATHSKPFYASLPSTLDKAYLELRGATHFTPNSSNTTIAKYSISWLKRFIDNDTRYEQFLCPLPQASLTIAEYRGNCPHTS, from the coding sequence GTGCAGCAGCCGAACCGCCCCTTCCCCGCCGCACCCGTCGGCCCTGATCCGTCCCCCCGCCGCCCGCACCGGCTTACGAGCCGTCTGGCGCGGGCCGGTCTCGCGGTGCTCCTGGCCGCGGGCGGCCTCGTCGCCGCGCAGGCCACCGGAGCGCAGGCCGTCGCCGGAGCACAGGCCGTCTCGGCACAGGCCGCCGCGAACCCGTACGAGCGCGGCCCCGCCCCCACGAACGCCAGTATCGAGGCCTCCCGTGGTTCGTACGCCGTCTCCCAGACCACCGTCTCCTCGCTGTCCGTGACCGGCTTCGGTGGCGGAACCGTCTACTACCCGACCTCGACCGCCGACGGGACCTTCGGGGCGGTCGTCATCTCACCCGGGTACACCGCCTACCAGTCGTCCATCTCCTGGCTCGGGCCCCGGCTCGCCTCCCAGGGCTTCGTGGTGTTCACCATCGACACCCTCACCACTCTCGACCAGCCCGACAGCCGCGGCCGGCAGTTGCTGGCCGCGCTCGACTACCTGACCCAGAGCAGTTCCGTCCGGACCAGGATCGACAACAGCCGGCTCGGCGTGATGGGCCACTCGATGGGCGGTGGCGGCACGCTGGAGGCCGCGAAGAGCCGTCCCTCGCTCCAGGCGGCGATCCCGCTCACCGGCTGGAACCTGGACACCACCTGGCCGGAGATCAAGACGCCGACCCTGATCGTGGGCGCCGACGGCGACACGATCGCCCCGGTGGCCACCCACTCCAAGCCCTTCTACGCGAGTCTGCCGAGCACGCTCGACAAGGCGTACCTGGAACTCAGGGGCGCCACCCACTTCACGCCCAACAGCTCGAACACCACGATCGCGAAGTACAGCATTTCGTGGCTCAAGCGGTTCATCGACAATGACACCCGCTACGAACAGTTCCTGTGCCCGCTGCCGCAGGCGTCCCTGACGATCGCCGAGTACCGGGGCAACTGCCCGCACACCTCCTGA
- a CDS encoding anthranilate synthase component I codes for MDLETFRKLATDRRVIPVSRKLLADGDTPVALYRKLAAERPGTFLLESAENGRTSLSWSRYSFVGVRSAATLTERDGQAHWLGTPPVGVPVDGDPLAALRATIEALHTPQGEGLPPFTGGMVGYLGYDIVRRLEKIGPGERDDLKLPELTMLLTSDLAVLDHWDGSVQLIANAINHNDLDTGVDEAYADAVARLDAMEADLSRAVSQPPAALPPSELPEYTALWGGPDFQDAVEDIKERIRAGEAFQVVPSQRFETPCTASALDVYRVLRATNPSPYMYLFRFDGFDVVGSSPEALVKVEGGQAMVHPIAGTRPRGATVQDDQALADELLADPKERAEHLMLVDLGRNDLGRVCEPGSVEVVDFMSIERYSHVMHIVSTVTGRVAAGRTAFDVLTACFPAGTLSGAPKPRAMQIIDELEPSRRGLYGGCVGYLDFAGDSDTAIAIRTALLRDGTAYVQAGAGIVADSVPASEDDECRNKAAAVLRAVHTANRLGN; via the coding sequence ATGGATCTCGAGACGTTCCGCAAGCTGGCCACCGACCGCCGTGTCATCCCCGTCAGCCGCAAACTGCTCGCGGACGGCGACACGCCGGTCGCGCTCTACCGCAAACTGGCCGCCGAGCGCCCCGGCACGTTCCTGCTCGAATCCGCCGAGAACGGCCGCACCTCCCTGTCCTGGTCCCGCTACTCCTTCGTGGGCGTCCGCTCCGCCGCGACCCTCACCGAGCGGGACGGACAGGCGCACTGGCTCGGCACCCCGCCCGTCGGCGTCCCCGTGGACGGCGACCCGCTCGCGGCCCTGCGCGCCACCATCGAGGCGCTGCACACCCCGCAGGGCGAGGGACTGCCCCCGTTCACCGGCGGCATGGTCGGCTATCTGGGCTACGACATCGTGCGCCGCCTGGAGAAGATCGGCCCCGGCGAGCGGGACGACCTGAAGCTGCCCGAGCTGACCATGCTGCTCACCAGCGACCTGGCCGTCCTGGACCACTGGGACGGCTCGGTCCAGCTGATCGCCAACGCGATCAACCACAACGACCTCGACACCGGCGTCGACGAGGCGTACGCGGACGCCGTCGCCCGCCTCGACGCCATGGAGGCCGACCTCTCGCGTGCGGTGTCCCAGCCGCCCGCGGCGCTCCCGCCCTCCGAGCTCCCCGAGTACACCGCGCTCTGGGGCGGCCCCGACTTCCAGGACGCCGTCGAGGACATCAAGGAGCGCATCCGGGCGGGCGAGGCCTTCCAGGTCGTCCCCTCCCAGCGCTTCGAAACCCCCTGCACCGCCAGCGCGTTGGACGTCTACCGCGTCCTGCGGGCGACCAACCCCTCGCCGTACATGTACCTGTTCCGCTTCGACGGCTTCGACGTCGTCGGCTCCTCCCCGGAAGCCCTGGTCAAGGTCGAGGGCGGACAGGCCATGGTGCACCCCATCGCGGGCACCCGGCCGCGCGGGGCGACCGTCCAGGACGACCAGGCCCTCGCCGACGAGCTGCTCGCCGACCCCAAGGAGCGCGCCGAGCACCTCATGCTCGTCGACCTGGGACGCAACGACCTCGGACGGGTCTGCGAGCCCGGCTCCGTCGAGGTCGTCGACTTCATGTCCATCGAGCGGTACTCGCACGTGATGCACATCGTCTCCACGGTGACCGGCCGGGTCGCCGCGGGCCGTACGGCTTTCGACGTGCTCACCGCCTGCTTCCCCGCCGGAACCCTCTCCGGCGCGCCCAAGCCGCGCGCGATGCAGATCATCGACGAACTGGAGCCGTCCCGGCGCGGGTTGTACGGCGGCTGCGTCGGCTACCTGGACTTCGCCGGCGACTCCGACACCGCCATCGCCATCCGTACGGCCCTGCTGCGCGACGGCACGGCCTACGTCCAGGCCGGCGCCGGCATCGTCGCCGACTCGGTCCCGGCGTCGGAGGACGACGAGTGCCGCAACAAGGCGGCGGCCGTGCTGCGCGCCGTCCACACCGCGAACCGCCTCGGAAACTAG
- a CDS encoding HGxxPAAW family protein: MAGSSHGHTPAAWTGVIIAFIGFCVAGAFMVKAEPLGFWAGMVVVVLGGVVGMLMRSMGLGQPKAAPHPANTARSTVGADA; encoded by the coding sequence ATGGCGGGCAGCAGCCACGGTCACACCCCGGCCGCCTGGACCGGTGTCATCATCGCCTTCATCGGTTTCTGCGTCGCGGGTGCCTTCATGGTCAAGGCCGAACCGCTGGGCTTCTGGGCCGGCATGGTCGTCGTCGTCCTCGGCGGTGTCGTGGGCATGCTCATGCGGAGCATGGGCCTCGGCCAGCCGAAGGCCGCCCCGCACCCCGCGAACACGGCGCGCTCGACCGTGGGCGCCGACGCCTGA
- a CDS encoding TIGR03085 family metal-binding protein yields the protein MSTHAKRERLLLADLLEAVGPDAPTLCEGWTSRDLAAHVVVRERRPDAAGGLVVKQLAPRLGRVMAEFAEKPYEELIRLIRTGPPRFSPFTLKQVDEASNVVEFYVHTEDVRRARPDWKPRELDAVFQEALWSRLDRTARLMGRGAPTGVVLRRPNGQTTVLNKGTPVVTVTGEPSELLMFAFGRQDVADVELDGDKDAITKLHEARQLGI from the coding sequence ATGTCGACCCATGCGAAGCGCGAACGGCTCCTTCTGGCCGATCTGTTGGAAGCCGTGGGACCGGACGCCCCCACCCTGTGCGAGGGCTGGACCAGCCGGGATCTCGCCGCGCACGTGGTGGTGCGCGAGCGCCGCCCCGACGCGGCCGGCGGTCTCGTCGTCAAGCAGCTCGCGCCCCGTCTGGGGCGGGTGATGGCGGAGTTCGCCGAGAAGCCCTACGAGGAGTTGATCCGGCTCATCCGTACGGGGCCGCCGCGGTTCTCCCCGTTCACCCTGAAGCAGGTGGACGAGGCGTCGAACGTGGTGGAGTTCTACGTCCACACCGAGGACGTGCGACGCGCCCGGCCGGACTGGAAACCGCGCGAGCTGGACGCGGTGTTCCAGGAGGCCCTGTGGTCGCGCCTGGACCGAACGGCCCGGCTGATGGGCCGCGGCGCTCCGACGGGTGTGGTCCTGCGCCGCCCGAACGGCCAGACGACGGTGCTGAACAAGGGAACGCCGGTGGTGACGGTGACCGGCGAGCCCTCGGAGCTGCTGATGTTCGCGTTCGGCCGGCAGGACGTGGCGGACGTCGAACTGGACGGCGACAAGGACGCGATCACCAAGCTCCACGAGGCGAGACAGCTGGGAATCTGA
- the trpM gene encoding tryptophan biosynthesis modulator TrpM, with translation MSAPTLAPAVPRPGQCPDGVPARAGSAAPVPAGAFPRARAGSSGPGAEGEGPIPPFAHHPLPGDPYGRPYVPSAAVLPVPSAARDPYARLARGCRPRGCRAPARRVHGRRVRYVIGDEPGQVNGMRWPERVRALTPSPVRSTSRVRRTESAGPVDRTVSTAHVDRAESTA, from the coding sequence GTGTCCGCCCCGACCCTCGCCCCCGCCGTACCCCGTCCGGGCCAGTGCCCCGACGGGGTACCGGCGCGCGCGGGGTCGGCCGCTCCGGTTCCGGCCGGCGCGTTCCCGAGGGCGCGGGCCGGATCCTCCGGGCCCGGGGCGGAGGGCGAGGGCCCGATACCGCCCTTCGCGCACCACCCGCTCCCCGGGGATCCGTACGGGCGCCCGTACGTGCCCTCCGCCGCCGTGCTCCCGGTGCCTTCGGCGGCCCGTGACCCCTACGCCCGTCTCGCCCGCGGCTGCCGGCCGCGCGGCTGCCGTGCGCCGGCGCGCCGCGTGCACGGGCGCCGGGTCCGCTACGTCATCGGCGACGAGCCGGGTCAGGTCAACGGCATGCGATGGCCCGAGCGCGTACGCGCGCTCACGCCCTCCCCGGTCCGGTCCACCTCACGGGTGCGCCGGACCGAGTCCGCCGGACCGGTGGACCGGACCGTATCCACCGCACACGTGGACCGGGCCGAGTCCACGGCATAG
- a CDS encoding PucR family transcriptional regulator, with protein sequence MQHLVPAHVRSQPGTRSPVPAARPAVDAEALAVLHRAARALMAGLPELGERLVDLLVAREPAYRAAMEADADSVRDEVRRSLRLNVGSLIQPGELREAAHRCSWAIGRARAERGLPLDALLRAFRLGGGMIWQELVDETTRRHPSDARLLVHVAADVWNFVDDHCAVAADAYRQTERELMWRRENRLRLMTAALLDGTARIADLPATAAALGLPEHGRYAVVLARLPSGRAFTDVRGQVSLSGLRVLWYRDRDRDGEGSYGIVLLGDRPHDGEQPGRGHDSGLLGAGHGPGSAPAAGAGPDGADGRGGEHPGTHGPDVDAGEIARRLTAPPVARVGVSPVVEGLAAIGDARRLADTALRACPRVGGTVVLEEHLPAALVVSSPVLGAALSERVLGPLLRLDLSDRDIMLDTLTVWLACDGSAQRAAGRLYCHRNTVLNRLRRCEQLTGRSLTRPADVVELSLALAAHSLLDP encoded by the coding sequence ATGCAGCACCTCGTACCCGCCCATGTCCGGTCCCAGCCCGGAACCCGGTCCCCGGTACCGGCCGCCCGCCCGGCCGTCGACGCGGAGGCGCTCGCGGTGCTGCACCGCGCCGCCCGGGCGCTGATGGCGGGGCTGCCCGAACTCGGCGAACGCCTGGTGGACCTCCTGGTGGCGCGTGAACCCGCGTACCGCGCGGCCATGGAGGCGGACGCGGACAGTGTTCGCGACGAGGTGCGGCGCTCGCTGCGGCTCAACGTCGGATCCCTGATCCAGCCCGGCGAACTGCGCGAGGCCGCCCACCGCTGCTCCTGGGCCATCGGCAGGGCCCGCGCCGAACGCGGCCTTCCGCTGGACGCCCTGCTGCGCGCCTTCCGCCTGGGCGGCGGCATGATCTGGCAGGAGCTCGTCGACGAGACGACCCGCCGCCACCCCTCCGACGCGCGCCTGCTCGTGCATGTGGCCGCCGATGTCTGGAACTTCGTCGACGACCACTGCGCCGTGGCCGCCGACGCCTACCGCCAGACCGAGCGCGAGCTGATGTGGCGCAGGGAGAACCGGCTGCGGCTGATGACGGCCGCGCTCCTCGACGGCACCGCCCGGATCGCCGATCTGCCGGCCACGGCCGCCGCCCTGGGGCTTCCCGAACACGGCCGGTACGCGGTGGTGCTGGCCCGCCTGCCGTCCGGTCGCGCCTTCACGGACGTACGCGGCCAGGTGAGCCTCTCCGGCCTGCGGGTCCTCTGGTACCGCGACCGCGACCGGGACGGTGAGGGCAGCTACGGCATCGTCCTGCTCGGCGACCGCCCCCACGACGGGGAGCAGCCAGGCCGCGGCCACGACAGCGGGCTCCTCGGCGCGGGCCACGGGCCGGGCTCCGCTCCGGCGGCCGGGGCGGGTCCGGACGGCGCGGACGGCCGGGGAGGGGAGCACCCCGGGACGCACGGGCCCGACGTGGACGCCGGGGAGATCGCCCGCCGGCTGACCGCCCCGCCGGTGGCCCGGGTCGGAGTGAGCCCGGTCGTGGAGGGGCTCGCGGCGATCGGTGACGCCCGTCGCCTGGCCGACACGGCATTGCGGGCCTGCCCGCGCGTCGGCGGAACCGTCGTACTGGAGGAGCATCTGCCCGCCGCGCTCGTCGTCTCCTCTCCGGTCCTCGGCGCGGCACTGTCGGAGCGGGTTCTCGGGCCGCTGCTGCGGCTGGACCTGTCCGACCGGGACATCATGCTCGACACCCTCACGGTCTGGCTCGCCTGCGACGGCTCCGCCCAGCGGGCCGCGGGCCGCCTCTACTGCCACCGCAACACCGTCCTGAACCGGCTGCGCCGCTGCGAACAGCTCACCGGCCGCTCCCTGACCCGGCCCGCGGACGTCGTCGAGCTGTCCCTGGCCCTGGCGGCGCATTCTCTGCTCGATCCGTGA
- the trpC gene encoding indole-3-glycerol phosphate synthase TrpC — protein MSVLDEIIDGVRADLAERQARVSLDELKERAAKAPAAKDGVAALRGDGVKVICEVKRSSPSKGALAAIADPAALAADYEAGGAAVISVLTEQRRFGGSLADLEAVRARVDIPVLRKDFIVTSYQLWEARAYGADLALLIVAALDQPALESLIERAESIGLTPLVEVHDEDEVERAVDAGAKIIGVNARDLKTLKVDRTTFERIAPEIPDHLVKIAESGVRGPHDLIAYANAGADAVLVGESLVTGRDPKTAVSDLVAAGAHPALRHGRD, from the coding sequence GTGAGTGTGCTCGACGAGATCATCGACGGAGTCCGTGCCGACCTCGCGGAGCGGCAGGCGCGCGTCAGCCTCGACGAGCTCAAGGAGCGCGCGGCGAAGGCTCCGGCGGCCAAGGACGGCGTGGCCGCCCTGCGCGGTGACGGCGTCAAGGTCATCTGCGAGGTCAAGCGGTCCAGCCCGTCCAAGGGCGCGCTCGCCGCGATCGCCGACCCCGCGGCCCTGGCCGCCGACTACGAGGCGGGCGGCGCGGCCGTCATCTCCGTCCTCACCGAACAGCGCCGCTTCGGCGGTTCGCTCGCCGACCTGGAGGCCGTCCGCGCCCGCGTGGACATCCCGGTGCTGCGCAAGGACTTCATCGTCACGTCGTACCAGCTGTGGGAGGCCCGCGCGTACGGCGCCGACCTGGCCCTGCTCATCGTCGCGGCCCTCGACCAGCCCGCCCTGGAGTCCCTCATCGAGCGCGCCGAGTCCATCGGGCTCACGCCGCTGGTCGAGGTGCACGACGAGGACGAGGTCGAGCGCGCGGTGGACGCCGGCGCCAAGATCATCGGCGTCAACGCGCGCGACCTGAAGACGCTGAAGGTCGACCGCACGACCTTCGAGCGGATCGCCCCCGAGATCCCGGACCACCTCGTCAAGATCGCGGAGTCCGGTGTCCGCGGCCCCCACGACCTCATCGCGTACGCCAACGCGGGCGCCGACGCGGTCCTGGTCGGCGAGTCCCTCGTCACCGGCCGCGACCCGAAGACCGCCGTCTCCGATCTGGTGGCCGCGGGCGCCCACCCCGCCCTGCGGCACGGACGGGACTGA
- the hisI gene encoding phosphoribosyl-AMP cyclohydrolase — translation MTSTPPASSLDPEIAARLKRSADGLVPAIAQQYDTGEVLMLGWMDDEALHRTLTTGRCTYWSRSRQEYWVKGDTSGHFQHVRSVALDCDADTLLVRVDQVGAACHTGARTCFDADVLLKDGADRTEDTDSGAPAGNQ, via the coding sequence ATGACCAGCACGCCTCCCGCCAGCAGCCTGGACCCCGAGATCGCCGCCCGCCTCAAGCGCAGCGCCGACGGACTCGTCCCCGCCATCGCCCAGCAGTACGACACCGGTGAGGTGCTGATGCTCGGCTGGATGGACGACGAGGCGCTGCACCGCACCCTCACCACGGGCCGCTGCACCTACTGGTCGCGCAGCCGCCAGGAGTACTGGGTCAAGGGCGACACCTCCGGCCACTTCCAGCACGTCAGGTCCGTGGCCCTGGACTGCGACGCCGACACCCTGCTGGTGCGCGTCGACCAGGTGGGCGCCGCCTGCCACACCGGCGCCCGCACCTGCTTCGACGCCGACGTGCTGCTGAAGGACGGCGCCGACAGGACCGAGGACACCGATTCCGGCGCACCGGCCGGGAATCAGTAA
- a CDS encoding TIGR02234 family membrane protein yields the protein MGSVTAVPHPRSEAAGPARSGRRSLAVTLLSGALGAAVALLSTRQSWATGTATVAGGAFPLTAKGSDVTGVPAALAIVGLAALVAVFAVRRSGRFLVSALLALSGAGIVVASVLGAGDSSALDERAAAASGNTAATAAGIGHTVWPYVTAAAGALILLAGLLALRHGRSWPAMSGRYERDGRPRPRKAKPVDPDRPEDLWKALDRGEDPTGPDPAGT from the coding sequence GTGGGGTCTGTGACTGCTGTACCTCACCCCCGATCCGAAGCCGCGGGACCCGCCCGGTCCGGCCGCCGCAGCCTTGCCGTGACCCTCCTGAGCGGCGCGCTCGGCGCGGCCGTGGCCCTGCTGTCCACCCGGCAGAGCTGGGCGACGGGGACCGCGACCGTGGCCGGCGGAGCCTTCCCGCTGACCGCCAAGGGCAGCGACGTCACGGGTGTGCCCGCGGCGCTCGCGATAGTCGGCCTCGCCGCGCTCGTCGCCGTCTTCGCCGTCCGCCGCTCCGGCCGCTTCCTGGTTTCCGCGCTGCTCGCGCTCTCCGGCGCCGGCATCGTCGTCGCCTCCGTCCTCGGCGCGGGCGACAGCTCCGCCCTCGACGAGCGGGCCGCCGCCGCCTCCGGCAACACCGCCGCCACCGCGGCCGGGATCGGCCACACCGTCTGGCCGTACGTGACCGCGGCGGCCGGCGCGCTCATCCTGCTGGCCGGGCTGCTCGCGCTGCGCCACGGCCGCTCGTGGCCCGCCATGTCCGGCCGCTACGAGCGGGACGGCAGGCCCCGGCCCCGCAAGGCCAAGCCGGTCGACCCGGACCGTCCCGAGGACCTCTGGAAGGCACTCGACCGCGGCGAGGACCCCACCGGCCCCGACCCGGCCGGGACCTAG